In a single window of the Flavobacterium ammoniigenes genome:
- a CDS encoding chloride channel protein, which produces MFKKIILQIEGTIAWSRSKLGDKQFIFLSAVLVGISAAFAVIVLKAFAHWVFTFATYVSRILKLGFFNSILPIIGILLTVFLIKKFLGGTIQKGTSQILYAVAKKASIIPAKQMYAQIITSSLTVGMGGSAGLESPIVITGAAFGSNFAQKYRLSYKDRTLLIGCGVAAGIAAAFNAPIAGVLFAIEVLLVDVSISAFTPIMIAAATGALVSVIVLNENILLSFKQQEDFNYHYIPFYAFLGIFTGLISIYYSRNFQRVEHFFSRLKLSPYKKALFGSTLLAILIYVFPTLFGEGYESIRILSESDPGQILDDTLFSSFRNNSWALLLFVGSTMLLKAFASGLTIGSGGNGGNFAPSLFLGSYVGFFFSKLINLIGLAKLPISNFTLVGMAGILSGLFHAPLTAIFLIAEITGGYNLMIPLMIVSSISFAISKRFEKHSMDVKNLAKKGHAFTSNKDANVLSTLNTNSIIQTDYLTVYPNENLDKLVDLISNSTQVVFAVVNLENELVGVVYFNDIKEIIFNTYRVKFTLIKEIMSAPKEIITPEDSMEMVMNKFEQTKMAFLPVLKNDKYYGFISKSMALEAYRTKLKSMTIE; this is translated from the coding sequence ATGTTTAAGAAAATCATACTCCAAATAGAAGGCACGATCGCTTGGTCCAGATCAAAATTAGGCGATAAACAATTTATCTTTCTATCGGCTGTTTTGGTTGGAATTTCAGCTGCTTTTGCAGTAATCGTTTTAAAAGCCTTTGCGCACTGGGTATTTACTTTTGCCACCTATGTCAGTCGGATTTTAAAATTAGGTTTTTTCAATAGTATCTTGCCTATCATAGGGATTTTACTCACCGTTTTTTTAATCAAAAAATTCTTAGGAGGAACTATTCAAAAAGGGACTTCGCAAATCCTGTATGCGGTAGCTAAAAAAGCCAGTATTATCCCTGCCAAACAAATGTATGCGCAAATCATTACCAGTTCCTTAACGGTGGGTATGGGTGGATCTGCTGGACTAGAAAGTCCCATTGTAATTACGGGTGCTGCCTTTGGTTCTAATTTTGCTCAGAAATACCGTTTAAGTTATAAAGACCGAACTTTATTGATTGGATGTGGGGTTGCTGCTGGAATAGCAGCCGCGTTTAACGCTCCTATTGCAGGAGTTTTATTTGCTATCGAAGTACTTTTAGTTGATGTGAGTATTTCGGCATTTACACCCATTATGATCGCTGCAGCTACAGGCGCTTTAGTATCCGTGATTGTGCTAAATGAGAATATCTTACTTTCGTTCAAGCAACAAGAAGATTTTAATTATCATTACATTCCGTTTTATGCTTTCTTAGGCATATTCACCGGTTTGATTTCCATTTATTATTCCCGTAATTTTCAACGCGTAGAACATTTCTTTAGCCGATTAAAACTAAGCCCATATAAAAAAGCGCTGTTTGGCTCAACTCTACTAGCCATTTTAATTTATGTTTTTCCAACTTTGTTTGGTGAAGGTTACGAAAGCATCAGGATTCTATCAGAAAGCGATCCGGGACAAATACTAGATGACACCTTATTTAGCAGTTTTAGAAACAACAGCTGGGCACTATTACTTTTTGTAGGTAGTACCATGTTATTGAAAGCTTTTGCTTCCGGTCTAACTATTGGTAGTGGTGGTAATGGTGGTAACTTTGCTCCTTCCCTATTTTTAGGATCCTATGTTGGTTTTTTCTTTTCCAAGTTGATTAACCTTATTGGGTTAGCCAAATTGCCCATCAGTAACTTTACATTAGTAGGAATGGCGGGTATTTTAAGTGGGTTGTTTCATGCCCCTTTAACTGCGATTTTCTTGATTGCCGAAATCACCGGAGGCTACAACTTAATGATTCCATTGATGATTGTCTCATCAATCAGTTTTGCTATTTCGAAACGTTTCGAAAAACACTCCATGGATGTGAAAAATTTAGCCAAAAAAGGACATGCTTTTACGAGTAACAAAGATGCCAATGTATTATCTACTTTGAATACTAATTCCATCATTCAAACCGATTATTTGACGGTTTATCCCAATGAAAATTTAGATAAATTAGTCGACTTGATTTCCAATTCTACTCAGGTTGTTTTTGCAGTTGTAAATTTGGAAAACGAATTGGTGGGCGTGGTCTATTTTAATGATATTAAAGAAATTATTTTCAACACCTACCGAGTGAAATTTACCCTAATCAAAGAGATCATGTCGGCACCCAAAGAAATCATTACACCAGAAGACAGTATGGAAATGGTAATGAATAAATTTGAGCAAACTAAAATGGCCTTTTTACCGGTACTCAAAAACGACAAGTATTACGGATTTATTTCGAAATCTATGGCTTTAGAAGCTTATCGTACCAAACTGAAATCCATGACCATTGAGTAA
- a CDS encoding TIGR00730 family Rossman fold protein, with translation MKLHDSTEDNEIQAQLNQKDWNDIRANDSWGIFKIMSEFVNGYEAMGRIGPCVSIFGSARIKPGDPYYLLAEKIAYKISKAGYGVITGGGPGIMEAGNKGAHLGEGTSVGLNIELPFEQHHNPYIDRDKNLNFDYFFVRKVMFVKYSQGFVVMPGGFGTLDELFEAITLIQTKKIGRFPIVLVGTAFWSGLIDWIKTVLIEREATVSASDLDLIKIVDTEDEVVAVIDAFYKKFDLSPNF, from the coding sequence ATGAAATTACACGATAGTACCGAAGATAATGAGATTCAAGCCCAACTCAATCAAAAAGATTGGAATGATATTCGTGCCAATGACAGTTGGGGTATTTTTAAAATCATGTCTGAATTTGTCAATGGTTATGAAGCTATGGGACGTATCGGACCTTGTGTGAGTATTTTTGGCTCGGCCAGAATCAAACCTGGAGATCCTTACTATTTATTGGCAGAAAAAATTGCCTATAAAATTAGCAAAGCCGGATACGGAGTAATCACCGGCGGAGGTCCAGGCATCATGGAAGCCGGAAACAAAGGAGCTCATTTAGGCGAGGGTACTTCTGTTGGGTTAAATATCGAATTACCATTTGAACAACATCATAATCCCTATATTGATCGAGATAAAAATTTGAACTTTGACTATTTCTTTGTTCGAAAAGTAATGTTTGTAAAATATTCACAAGGATTCGTAGTGATGCCAGGAGGATTTGGAACTTTGGACGAACTATTTGAAGCCATCACTTTGATTCAAACCAAAAAAATAGGTCGTTTCCCAATAGTTTTAGTAGGAACAGCTTTTTGGTCTGGTCTAATTGATTGGATAAAAACGGTTTTAATCGAACGCGAGGCAACTGTGAGTGCTTCTGATTTAGATCTAATAAAAATTGTAGACACCGAAGATGAAGTAGTTGCAGTAATTGACGCTTTCTATAAAAAATTCGACTTAAGTCCTAACTTTTAA
- a CDS encoding DNA alkylation repair protein — protein MNFITELETKFKTKQHPENALPMAKYMKDLFPFFGIKTDERRAIFKSICKTHQAEINENARAISWELFLKKERELQYCGIELLIKNLKNKYVIDDIIWIEKLLITNSWWDSVDTISKFILGDYLQQFPAEIPTVVARFSNAENIWLNRSVILFQLGYKSQTDFKLLQSLCTKHSNSNEFFIRKAIGWALREYAKTDPEAVRGFVLQSNLKPLSKKEALKNI, from the coding sequence ATGAATTTTATTACCGAATTAGAAACCAAATTCAAAACCAAGCAGCATCCTGAAAATGCATTGCCAATGGCCAAATACATGAAAGATTTATTTCCGTTTTTTGGAATTAAAACCGATGAAAGGAGAGCTATTTTTAAATCTATTTGTAAAACACACCAAGCTGAAATCAATGAAAATGCAAGAGCAATCAGCTGGGAATTATTTTTGAAAAAAGAACGTGAATTGCAGTATTGCGGGATAGAACTATTAATTAAAAATCTAAAAAATAAATATGTAATTGATGATATCATTTGGATCGAAAAATTACTCATTACCAATTCTTGGTGGGATAGTGTCGATACGATTTCAAAATTTATTTTAGGCGATTATTTACAGCAATTTCCTGCTGAAATACCAACAGTTGTGGCACGATTTTCAAATGCAGAAAATATTTGGTTGAACCGAAGTGTGATCTTGTTTCAATTAGGGTATAAATCCCAAACTGATTTTAAACTACTGCAATCATTGTGTACAAAACATAGTAATTCTAATGAATTTTTTATTCGTAAAGCAATTGGTTGGGCGCTTCGTGAATATGCCAAAACAGATCCAGAAGCCGTTCGAGGATTTGTATTGCAATCCAACTTAAAGCCTTTGAGTAAAAAAGAAGCATTAAAAAATATTTAA
- the uvrA gene encoding excinuclease ABC subunit UvrA, with translation MVDTDNTIDVQGARVHNLKNIDISIPREQLVVITGLSGSGKSSLAFDTIYAEGQRRYVETFSAYARQFLGGLERPDVDKIDGLSPVIAIEQKTTSKSPRSTVGTITEIYDFLRLLYARGADAYSYNTGEKMVSYSDEQIKELITQDFSGKRINILAPIIRARKGHYAELFQQITKQGFLKVRVNGEIQDLVSGMKLDRYKTHDIEIVVDRLVVDNSDDNQKRLYESINTAMHHGENVLMVLDQDSNEVRYFSRNLMCPTTGISYQNPEPNLFSFNSPKGACAHCNGLGTVNEINRKKIIPNPKLSIKNGGFAPLGEYKSSWIFKQLEIIGEKYGFKLTDAVETISEEAMDIILNGGKEKFTINSKDLGVAREYKIDFEGIAHFIKNQHDESGSSSIKRWAKEFMDEVQCPECEGSRLKKEALFFKVNDKNIAELSDLDISDLTLWFQELESHLSDKQKTIATEVIKEIKDRLDFLMNVGLNYLALSRSSKSLSGGEAQRIRLATQIGSQLVGVLYILDEPSIGLHQRDNEKLIHSLEQLRDIGNSVIVVEHDKDMIERADYVIDIGPRAGKFGGEIISQGTPAAILKSNTITAQFMNGEMKIEVPKKRRGGNGKFLKLTGATGNNLKNVSIELPLGQLICVTGVSGSGKSTLINETLYPILNAYYFNGVKKPQPYKKIEGLEHIDKVIDIDQSPIGRTPRSNPATYTEVFSEIRNLFTMTSESMIRGYKAGRFSFNVKGGRCETCEGSGVRTIEMNFLPDVYVECETCQGKRFNRETLEIRYKGKSISDVLNMTVDEAVPFFENIPKIYRKVKTIQEVGLGYITLGQQSTTLSGGEAQRIKLAGELSKKDTGNTFYILDEPTTGLHFEDIRVLMGVINKLVDKGNTILIIEHNMDVIKLADYIIDIGPEGGKGGGQLVAKGTPEEIVKNKKSYTAEFLKKELV, from the coding sequence ATGGTAGACACAGACAATACTATTGACGTTCAGGGTGCACGCGTTCACAACCTAAAAAATATCGATATTTCTATTCCAAGAGAGCAATTGGTAGTGATCACAGGACTTTCAGGTTCAGGAAAATCATCTTTAGCTTTTGATACGATTTATGCCGAAGGACAACGTCGTTATGTTGAAACTTTTTCGGCCTATGCCCGTCAGTTTTTAGGTGGATTGGAACGCCCCGATGTCGATAAAATTGACGGACTTTCTCCTGTAATTGCTATTGAGCAAAAAACAACCAGCAAAAGTCCGCGCTCTACGGTTGGAACCATTACTGAAATTTACGACTTCTTGCGTTTATTGTATGCCCGTGGCGCCGATGCCTACAGTTACAATACAGGCGAAAAAATGGTTTCCTATTCCGATGAGCAAATCAAAGAATTGATTACCCAAGATTTCTCTGGAAAACGAATCAATATTCTAGCACCCATTATCCGGGCTAGAAAAGGACATTATGCCGAGCTTTTTCAGCAAATCACCAAACAAGGCTTTCTGAAAGTACGCGTAAATGGAGAAATTCAGGATTTGGTTAGCGGTATGAAATTAGACCGTTACAAAACCCATGATATTGAAATTGTAGTCGACCGCTTAGTTGTCGATAACAGCGATGACAATCAGAAACGTTTATACGAAAGCATCAATACCGCTATGCATCATGGTGAAAATGTGTTGATGGTGTTGGACCAAGATTCGAATGAAGTGCGTTATTTTAGTCGAAATCTAATGTGTCCAACTACCGGAATTTCCTATCAAAATCCAGAACCCAATTTGTTTTCTTTTAATTCGCCAAAAGGCGCTTGCGCACATTGTAACGGATTAGGAACGGTAAATGAAATCAATCGCAAAAAGATCATTCCAAATCCTAAATTATCTATAAAAAATGGTGGTTTTGCGCCATTGGGCGAATACAAATCGTCTTGGATTTTCAAGCAATTGGAAATTATTGGCGAAAAATACGGTTTCAAATTGACCGATGCGGTAGAGACCATTTCGGAAGAAGCGATGGACATTATTTTGAACGGTGGTAAGGAAAAATTCACTATCAACTCCAAAGATTTAGGCGTTGCCAGAGAATACAAAATAGACTTTGAAGGCATCGCTCATTTTATCAAAAACCAACACGACGAAAGCGGTTCAAGCTCCATTAAACGTTGGGCAAAAGAATTCATGGACGAAGTACAATGCCCTGAATGTGAAGGCTCACGATTAAAAAAGGAAGCCCTGTTTTTCAAAGTAAACGATAAAAACATAGCCGAATTAAGCGATTTAGATATTTCTGATTTAACCCTTTGGTTTCAAGAATTGGAGAGTCATTTATCGGACAAACAAAAAACAATTGCAACGGAAGTCATCAAAGAAATCAAAGATCGATTGGACTTTTTGATGAACGTAGGCTTGAATTATTTGGCCTTGAGCCGAAGCTCTAAATCCCTTTCCGGTGGAGAAGCACAACGTATCCGATTGGCAACTCAAATTGGTTCGCAATTAGTTGGCGTATTGTATATTTTGGATGAACCTAGTATTGGTTTGCACCAAAGAGACAACGAAAAATTGATTCATTCATTGGAACAATTACGTGATATTGGCAATTCGGTAATTGTAGTGGAACATGACAAAGACATGATTGAACGCGCCGATTATGTAATCGATATTGGTCCAAGAGCAGGAAAATTCGGTGGCGAAATCATTAGTCAAGGTACACCTGCTGCCATTTTAAAAAGCAACACCATTACGGCTCAATTCATGAATGGCGAGATGAAAATTGAAGTACCTAAAAAGCGTCGTGGGGGCAATGGTAAATTTTTAAAACTAACTGGAGCCACAGGAAATAATTTAAAAAATGTTTCTATCGAATTGCCTTTGGGTCAACTCATTTGTGTAACAGGCGTTTCGGGCAGTGGTAAATCGACTTTGATTAACGAAACCCTCTATCCTATTTTAAATGCCTATTATTTCAATGGTGTCAAAAAACCACAACCCTATAAAAAAATTGAAGGTTTAGAACATATTGACAAAGTGATTGATATAGATCAAAGTCCAATTGGGCGTACGCCAAGATCGAATCCAGCGACCTATACCGAAGTTTTTTCGGAGATTCGTAACTTATTCACGATGACTTCTGAAAGTATGATTCGCGGTTACAAAGCGGGACGTTTTAGTTTTAATGTAAAAGGCGGACGTTGCGAAACTTGTGAAGGCTCCGGAGTGCGTACCATTGAAATGAATTTTTTACCGGATGTATATGTAGAATGTGAAACCTGTCAAGGCAAACGTTTCAACAGAGAAACTTTAGAAATTCGCTACAAAGGAAAATCCATCTCAGATGTGTTGAACATGACGGTGGATGAAGCGGTTCCTTTCTTTGAAAACATTCCTAAAATTTACCGAAAAGTTAAAACTATCCAAGAAGTGGGATTGGGTTATATTACTTTAGGACAACAGAGTACCACGCTTTCGGGTGGCGAAGCACAACGCATCAAATTGGCGGGAGAATTGTCCAAAAAAGATACTGGAAACACCTTTTATATCTTAGACGAGCCCACTACCGGACTGCATTTTGAAGATATTCGAGTTTTGATGGGGGTGATTAATAAATTGGTTGATAAAGGGAATACCATATTGATCATTGAACACAATATGGATGTGATCAAATTGGCAGATTATATCATCGACATTGGCCCTGAAGGAGGTAAAGGCGGCGGACAATTAGTGGCCAAAGGAACTCCTGAAGAAATAGTAAAAAATAAAAAAAGCTATACTGCTGAATTTTTGAAAAAAGAATTAGTTTAG
- a CDS encoding aminopeptidase encodes MMVELDAASQTLRIQQEITFINQTNDTLSSLVLNDWNTAYSNKNTPLANRFSDEFYRGFHLATEAERGGTSNLTILNVDKLFLSWSRIIENPDLITVDLRDKLAPNQSVSLFLTYFSKIPSDQFTKYGYAANGNLHLKNWYITPARYEDHDFVRYSNSNLDDIANSSCDFNIQFKIPKEAALTTDLVITHQMEEKNQMSYFLEDENRTDFSIVIQSKSNFKSYHNDHNEVITDINTTKLDDIQKIIIINRIANFANEFIGLYPHQKILVSQTNYDRNPFYGLNQLPQFLNPFEDDFLFEIKFLKTYLETYLKTSLQLDPRKNNWIYDAIQMDAMIRYIELYHANSTMLGKASDFKILKSYNVANLKFNEQYSYFYMLMARKNLDQALGSPKTDLIKFNEQIASKYRAGLSIRFLDNYLQNGIVKKSIREFYNLNKAKQTTDKDFETILKSNTTKNIDWFFTTIVHSRELIDYKFAKVSKTKDSITFSIKNKTDLPIPIPIYGLKKKEIVFKDWLDLKECDSTFTIPRKEADKIILNYNNEVPEYNLRNNWNKLEGFFPNNRPIKFVLMKDLEDPYYNQILYVPTLTYNLYDGLSPGLRLHNKTILDKPFIFDLAPSYSTKSKNLSGGGGFIINDNRRTGTLYSVRYLLSGSYFHYAPDASYTKITPAIEFRFRKPDFRDNTKEGILLRQVIVTRDQSKIVPTDLEANYSVFNTRYYISKTEITKHISSNGDIQLASKFGKIAAEFEYRKLFENNRQVNLRLYLGAFLYNKTKSNYFSFALDRPTDYLFDYNFYGRSESSGFFSQQYIQAEGGFKSKLQPAFANQWMGTVNGSFNIWRWIEIYGDFGVLKNRNNTAQFVYDNGIRLNLVTDYFEMYLPFYSNNGFEINQKNYHEKIRFVITLSPKTLINLFNRKWF; translated from the coding sequence ATGATGGTTGAACTGGATGCTGCATCCCAAACACTTCGAATTCAACAAGAAATTACCTTTATTAATCAGACCAACGACACTCTTTCTTCTCTTGTATTAAATGATTGGAATACCGCCTACTCCAATAAAAACACTCCTTTAGCGAATCGTTTTTCTGATGAATTCTACAGAGGATTCCATTTGGCTACTGAAGCGGAACGTGGTGGAACTTCTAATTTAACCATTCTGAATGTAGATAAATTATTTCTATCTTGGAGTAGAATCATAGAAAACCCCGATTTAATTACCGTAGATTTGAGAGACAAGTTAGCTCCTAATCAATCCGTTTCACTCTTTCTAACCTATTTTTCAAAAATTCCAAGCGATCAGTTTACGAAATATGGATATGCTGCTAATGGAAATTTACATCTTAAAAATTGGTACATCACTCCAGCAAGATATGAAGACCACGATTTTGTTAGGTACAGCAATAGTAACTTGGACGATATTGCCAATAGTAGTTGTGATTTTAATATTCAATTCAAAATCCCAAAAGAAGCAGCACTCACAACAGATTTAGTGATCACGCATCAAATGGAAGAAAAAAATCAAATGAGTTACTTTTTAGAGGATGAAAATAGGACCGACTTTAGTATCGTAATTCAATCCAAATCTAATTTCAAAAGTTACCATAACGATCATAACGAAGTTATCACAGACATCAATACTACAAAATTAGATGACATTCAAAAAATCATTATAATCAATAGAATTGCCAATTTTGCAAATGAATTTATTGGATTATATCCCCATCAAAAAATCCTTGTTTCCCAAACCAACTATGATCGAAATCCGTTTTATGGACTCAATCAATTACCCCAATTTCTGAATCCGTTTGAAGATGATTTTTTATTTGAAATTAAATTCTTAAAAACCTATTTAGAAACTTATTTAAAAACTAGTTTACAACTGGATCCGAGAAAAAACAATTGGATTTACGATGCCATCCAAATGGATGCCATGATCCGATACATTGAGCTTTATCATGCCAATAGTACCATGCTTGGAAAAGCATCCGATTTTAAAATTTTAAAAAGTTACAATGTAGCAAATCTTAAATTTAACGAACAATACAGCTATTTTTATATGTTGATGGCTCGTAAAAATTTAGATCAGGCTTTAGGAAGTCCTAAAACAGATTTAATTAAATTTAACGAACAAATTGCCAGTAAATACAGAGCCGGATTAAGCATTCGTTTCCTTGATAATTACCTTCAAAATGGAATTGTAAAAAAAAGTATTCGAGAATTCTACAATTTGAACAAAGCAAAACAAACCACGGATAAAGACTTTGAAACTATTTTAAAATCAAATACAACTAAGAATATTGATTGGTTCTTTACCACCATCGTGCATTCGAGAGAATTAATTGATTATAAATTTGCCAAAGTTTCCAAAACCAAAGACAGTATTACTTTTTCAATAAAAAACAAAACTGATTTACCTATTCCTATTCCCATTTATGGACTAAAAAAGAAAGAAATTGTTTTCAAAGATTGGTTGGATTTAAAAGAATGTGATAGCACCTTTACGATACCACGAAAAGAGGCAGATAAAATTATTCTGAATTATAACAATGAAGTACCCGAATATAATTTAAGAAATAATTGGAATAAATTAGAAGGTTTTTTTCCAAACAATCGCCCTATAAAGTTCGTACTAATGAAAGATCTAGAAGATCCCTATTACAATCAAATTTTATACGTGCCCACATTAACGTATAATTTATATGATGGTCTTTCGCCAGGCTTACGCTTACATAATAAAACCATTTTAGACAAACCTTTCATTTTTGATTTGGCTCCCTCCTATTCCACAAAATCAAAAAATTTATCTGGTGGTGGAGGATTCATAATCAACGACAATCGTAGAACGGGTACTTTATATTCCGTTAGGTATCTTTTGTCGGGTTCTTATTTTCATTATGCGCCTGATGCGAGTTATACCAAAATTACCCCAGCCATAGAATTCCGATTTCGGAAACCTGATTTTAGAGACAATACAAAAGAGGGGATTTTACTAAGACAAGTTATTGTTACTCGAGATCAAAGTAAAATTGTACCAACGGATTTGGAAGCCAATTATTCCGTATTCAATACCCGCTATTATATTTCAAAAACTGAAATAACGAAGCATATTAGTTCCAATGGCGATATTCAATTGGCAAGTAAATTTGGTAAGATTGCTGCGGAATTCGAATACAGAAAGCTATTTGAAAATAACCGTCAAGTGAATTTACGTTTGTATTTAGGAGCATTTTTATATAACAAAACCAAATCCAATTATTTTAGTTTTGCTTTAGACAGACCCACTGATTATCTATTTGACTACAATTTTTATGGACGATCTGAAAGCAGTGGATTCTTTAGTCAACAATACATTCAAGCGGAAGGTGGTTTCAAATCAAAGTTGCAACCCGCTTTTGCTAATCAGTGGATGGGAACGGTAAATGGAAGTTTCAATATATGGAGATGGATAGAAATCTATGGAGATTTTGGCGTACTTAAAAACAGGAATAATACGGCTCAATTTGTTTATGATAATGGCATTCGATTGAATTTAGTAACCGATTATTTTGAAATGTATTTACCGTTTTATTCCAACAATGGTTTCGAAATTAATCAGAAAAATTACCATGAAAAGATTCGTTTTGTCATTACATTATCGCCAAAAACTTTAATCAACCTTTTCAATAGAAAATGGTTTTAA